The Deltaproteobacteria bacterium genome includes a window with the following:
- the tsaE gene encoding tRNA (adenosine(37)-N6)-threonylcarbamoyltransferase complex ATPase subunit type 1 TsaE, whose protein sequence is MSHPTTNQRSVEIISRSLEETYEIGRLLSGLFAGGELIGLSGPLGAGKTELVRGVAAGLGVREEISSPTYVLEHIYLLSPGLDRRIESLHHWDLYRLGENCGENEILDYRGDSAKIVLVEWPERAKWLLDLLHMIINIEYCDTGQDRQDERCLVFSAVAKEGDRLLLSLRNMLKPLGSGKGEKC, encoded by the coding sequence ATGTCCCACCCGACCACAAATCAAAGGTCAGTAGAAATTATTAGTCGCAGTCTCGAGGAGACTTATGAGATCGGCAGGTTGCTAAGCGGGCTTTTTGCGGGCGGAGAACTTATTGGCCTTTCTGGTCCTCTGGGCGCTGGGAAGACGGAACTCGTAAGGGGCGTCGCTGCTGGCTTGGGGGTAAGGGAGGAAATCTCAAGCCCCACTTATGTGCTCGAACATATTTATCTCTTATCGCCAGGTTTAGACAGACGGATAGAGAGTTTGCATCATTGGGATCTGTACCGCCTGGGCGAAAATTGCGGAGAAAATGAGATATTGGATTATAGGGGAGATTCAGCCAAAATTGTTTTAGTCGAGTGGCCGGAGCGAGCTAAGTGGCTATTAGACTTATTGCACATGATTATAAATATAGAGTACTGCGATACTGGCCAAGACCGCCAAGACGAGCGGTGCTTGGTATTTAGCGCAGTTGCAAAGGAGGGCGATAGATTGCTATTATCGCTTAGAAATATGCTTAAACCTTTAGGATCTGGTAAAGGGGAGAAATGTTAG
- a CDS encoding NAD(P)H-hydrate dehydratase codes for MIKILTASEMAAADRAMETRLGVPSRVLMESAGREVASFVLKSVDPSCKKRQAVVLTGGGNNGGDGFVVARYLKEAAWNVMVLATVSIESLKGDASSNALVWKNCGGKVLEVNLDSLNDSEVASLLENSGVIIDAIYGTGFRGSMENWPAKLVELTNEISAKNSIQVVSVDIPSGAEASTGRVLGACINATQTVALQCPKIGHVLFPASRYCGKEVYIADIGISNNLSEIASVRRELVTASAVSGLLSEAYRERDEAHKGRRGHVLVMGGSSGHFGAPKMTALAAIACGSGLVTMCLPKSAAREVQTQLLELMCLEAAEDAYLAFGKPDRGWLKNALEGKNAIAIGPGMGQGEGAGDLLEMVFEESLRLEMPLVIDADAINMISLRKGLVEKIPPQSILTPHPGEMARLCGIETAEVEQDRLGNTGDLAARLKCWVILKGARTVVCGPDGEIFINPAASEILATAGSGDVLTGVLAAMLGRGMGLKNACLCAVYVHGECVGELRHKYGGSVGAKAGDIIDYSPRVINRLLHLPPTDNKPFPGNAISVFGD; via the coding sequence GTGATAAAAATACTCACTGCTTCTGAGATGGCTGCGGCCGACAGGGCTATGGAAACGCGCCTTGGCGTTCCGTCGCGAGTTTTGATGGAGTCGGCTGGAAGGGAGGTAGCTAGTTTTGTTTTGAAGTCAGTCGATCCGTCGTGCAAGAAGCGCCAGGCAGTTGTGCTTACGGGAGGCGGCAATAATGGGGGCGATGGCTTCGTCGTTGCGCGCTATCTCAAGGAGGCTGCTTGGAATGTAATGGTTCTTGCGACTGTGTCAATAGAATCGCTAAAGGGAGATGCCTCGAGTAATGCTTTAGTTTGGAAGAATTGTGGCGGAAAGGTGCTGGAGGTGAACTTAGACAGTCTGAATGATAGCGAAGTAGCTTCTTTGCTAGAGAATAGTGGAGTTATTATCGATGCTATCTATGGGACTGGCTTTCGCGGCAGCATGGAGAACTGGCCTGCAAAGCTCGTGGAGCTAACTAATGAAATTTCGGCAAAGAATTCAATTCAAGTTGTTTCGGTAGATATCCCCAGTGGTGCAGAGGCTAGCACCGGGAGAGTTTTGGGTGCATGTATTAATGCAACGCAGACGGTAGCACTGCAGTGCCCAAAAATTGGACATGTATTGTTCCCCGCAAGCAGGTATTGCGGCAAGGAAGTGTATATTGCCGATATAGGGATTTCGAATAACCTTAGCGAGATTGCTAGTGTTAGGCGCGAATTAGTGACTGCTTCTGCTGTTTCAGGTTTGTTAAGTGAGGCTTATAGGGAACGCGACGAAGCGCATAAGGGTCGTCGCGGACACGTGCTAGTTATGGGCGGGAGTTCCGGTCACTTTGGTGCTCCGAAGATGACGGCGCTAGCCGCTATCGCATGTGGTTCGGGCCTAGTAACTATGTGCCTACCCAAGAGTGCAGCAAGGGAAGTTCAAACTCAACTGCTCGAGCTGATGTGTCTCGAAGCGGCTGAAGATGCTTACCTCGCGTTTGGAAAGCCAGACAGGGGATGGTTGAAAAATGCGCTGGAGGGGAAGAATGCCATAGCTATTGGGCCAGGTATGGGGCAAGGGGAAGGAGCAGGCGACCTGTTGGAGATGGTTTTTGAAGAGAGTTTGCGGCTAGAAATGCCGCTAGTCATTGATGCTGACGCGATAAATATGATTTCGCTTCGCAAGGGTTTGGTAGAGAAAATTCCACCTCAGTCGATTTTAACCCCGCACCCCGGTGAGATGGCGAGGCTATGTGGGATAGAGACAGCCGAAGTAGAGCAGGATCGCCTTGGCAATACTGGCGATTTAGCGGCTAGGCTAAAATGTTGGGTGATACTAAAGGGCGCTAGGACGGTTGTTTGTGGGCCGGATGGGGAAATATTTATTAATCCCGCCGCTAGTGAAATTTTGGCTACGGCTGGTTCGGGAGATGTTCTTACTGGCGTTTTGGCTGCAATGCTTGGGCGGGGAATGGGGCTAAAAAATGCCTGTCTGTGTGCAGTTTATGTTCATGGCGAGTGTGTGGGCGAGCTGAGGCATAAATATGGCGGAAGTGTGGGCGCGAAGGCCGGGGATATAATCGATTATTCACCTCGGGTGATTAATAGGCTTCTGCATTTGCCACCTACCGATAATAAACCCTTTCCAGGCAATGCAATTAGCGTTTTTGGGGATTGA